Proteins encoded within one genomic window of Glycine soja cultivar W05 chromosome 1, ASM419377v2, whole genome shotgun sequence:
- the LOC114411755 gene encoding cell division topological specificity factor homolog, chloroplastic-like, with the protein MAISGDLRVSATLPLYRSHSPPLRTSSLPSPKVDFHPFLKGACSISEFTPKCPCLTIVRCNKRGYCKPVSAVFGGPKFTSDSVSQEAENFLLDAVKMNFFERLNLAWKIIFPSATSRKTSNARIAKQRLKMILFSDRCEVSDEAKRKIVSNVVRALSDFVEIESQDKVQLSVSADTDLGTIYSVTVPVRRVKPEYQEMDEFGTITNVEYKDTGESSGSVDVRFDFYVADESS; encoded by the exons CTCGCCTCCACTTCGAACCTCTTCTCTCCCTTCCCCCAAG GTAGATTTTCATCCTTTCTTGAAAGGGGCATGTAGCATCTCTGAATTCACCCCAAAATGCCCTTGCCTAACAATTGTACGATGCAATAAGCGTGGGTATTGCAAGCCAGTTTCTGCGGTCTTTGGAGGTCCTAAATTTACATCAGATTCTGTTAGCCAAGAAGCCGAGAACTTTCTCCTTGACGCTGTTAAAATGAACTTCTTTGAGCGGTTAAATTTGGCTTGGAAGATAATTTTCCCATCGGCAACATCTAGGAAAACCTCCAATGCTAGGATTGCCAAGCAACGCTTGAAGATGATTTTGTTCTCTGATCGGTGTGAAGTAAGTGATGAGGCAAAGCGAAAAATTGTAAGCAATGTTGTGCGTGCTCTATCAGATTTTGTGGAAATAGAATCACAGGATAAAGTTCAGCTGAGTGTCTCTGCTGATACAGATCTTGGAACTATTTACTCTGTCACTGTCCCTGTACGGCGGGTTAAGCCAGAATATCAAGAAATGGATGAATTTGGGACAATAACAAATGTTGAGTATAAGGACACTGGAGAGAGTTCTGGTTCTGTTGATGTTAGATTTGATTTCTATGTTGCAGATGAaagttcttga